GTCGTACATGTAGTTGATGATGGTGTTGGGCGCTGTGTAGCTGGCCACCGTGTACAGCTTCCCACAGATGATGAAGGAGTTGGCCACAGAGTTCTTCCTGATCTGGGTCTCCCAGCTCTTCTTCACCTGCAGACTGTGCGGGTCAAGCTGTGAGATCACGATGGCTCCTTTGGCTTTGTTGGTGGAGTAGATGGCCCACAGGCCCTGCTCGTCCACCGACAGGTCGATGTCCGTGTAGCCCCCCCAGGAGTAGGGGAACTGTCCATGGAAGCCGGCGTGGGGGAGATCACGGCGGGCCGCGGTGCTCTCAGAGCCCAGGTCGTACCGCATCAGGGTCCGGCTGCGACGCCTCTGATAGTACAGAGAGCCTCGGTACAGAGTCGCACCTGTGCTCTCCACTTGTTCCGgcaacagcagcacctgtaggAGGAAACgagagaccagagagagagagagagagagagacagaccagagaccagagaccagagaccagagaccagagaccagagaccagagacagagagagagagttcttATCAATCAACATATGATCAGAGAAGGACTTTGGGTCTTTGATTCTAGTCCAACAAACAACTCAAGAAGCAGGAGCTGGTGTTGAGTGAACTGTTGGATGTATCAACAGGTGTGGAAAAGAGGTCAGTCATTGTGGGACGACTGCTGATGGCTTCTGGGATTGGATCATGGCAGACTGAAGATTGCGCAGGTTTATATTCAGACTAAGTTCGTTGAAATGCTTGTTGACGATTCAACCTTTCTACAGAAGTGAACTGAAGCACGTCTGAACTCGACGTACCATCTGACACCTACAGATATCTTCTCATGCAGAATCAGAGAATGAGATGAACACGGGGCTCGTACCTTTGAGGGGAACCCTTTGGTGAACTGGTCCATGTCATCGTATCCAAACAGCCTCCTGACATCAGAGCCCACGGTGTCGATCCTCCAGATCATGTTGGACCCATAAGGAGAGACCCCCTCGGGATCCTGCATCCAAACTCCATATTTGCCCTCTATGTTGTCGGCCTTCTTGTGAGTGACGGGCTCACCGACTGAAACCAAATCTCCACAACCTGAGAGGGAACGAGAGAGAGGACGAAAGGATGGATGTGAGTCATCGTCTGAATCTGGGAACATGAAGACTGAAGTTAAAACCTGATGCCAGGAGGGAGAGGATGCTGAGACCACGTGGACTTCAATGACTCTGATTCTGTGAGCAAGGAGACTTTAGATCTCATGCATCCAGTGATAGAAGAAAAAACCTTCATCTCAAAGCTTTAATCACCGATACATAGAACAAGACGAGTATCAGATACACGGGAACATCTGATACGAGAGTTAACTCGATGTCTGATGTCTGAAGCTCAAAGACCGGACTCCTGATTTGCTGGTGAGATCACGTTATTGATAGCTGGAGGACTTGACTGATGcagtgaggagttttctttAAGGTCCCTGCTCTTCTCAGACTTCAGGTGACCTGAGGAGACGGTCCAAAGTGAAGGGGACCCAGGAGTCTGCAGCTGGGGGTGATGGAGGCAACGTGAGAGCAGGTCAGGGTGTTATGAGGTCAGCTGCTCTCATCATGCAGGCTCACAAACCGCCTGAGTCACTTCCATCAGAGCAGCTACGCCCTCCTCGGGGACgggaactctgctgcccggcctGCTGGGAAACCGATAAGGCCGGATGTATATTTACCTCTTCCTAAAATACAGCCTCACTCTGGATTAAGGGTTAGAATATGTCTTATAAATACACAGTCCTCGCTGAGGTATGGCTTCATCAGAGATTAGATGACTTCACGTGGTGACTGCACGTGTTTGTCTCTGATCTCTGAAACAATCCGACCTGCAGATATGACGGATCCATCATGTGAAGGTTTAACATCGCGTCACATCCTCGTTAGAGCTTCCTCCCTTTAACATTTACGAGAGTAACACGTAACTCAGACGAGCCCTCGGAGCTCAAACTGGCATGACTGAGGTATTCTCGCCCCAAATGCTGCAGTATTAATAGCAGAATTTTCTTTGAGGCTGTCAGCAGGGGGCCAGTGTCATGTTTGCCAGGTCAGATGGACAGAGGGGGGAGGAtgggggaggaggggtgaggagaggatctgtgtgtttttaagttttagCTCCTGACTGAAAGCATGTGTTCTTACCTCTCCACTGAGCAACACATTTATACTCAACATGTTTTTCTGACTGTGTTCACAGGTTTCAGTCAGATGTTTGAAACAAGCTGAGCTCTCCATGCACACATTTTCTCTCAGCgtagtgcagtgtgtgtttccTAGCTTTCTAACCTTAGACTTGGAGGACTAAGGATACAGATGTTTGTTCCCTGTAAAGCTTGATTTTCTCAGTGTACCCAAGTAGCGATTGCGTGTTAAACTTGAAGGTTCTTTCTAATCTGTCGTGTGCAAAGTccagttttctgatatttcaaaTCCCATGAGCTCGTTTCCACTCGGTGTGTCCTCtgcctgtttgtgcatgtgtttgtgtttcttcgtTATCATCTGTTTATCAGAGGAAAGCATGAAACAAGCTGCAGATTgcacaacacaaagaaaaggagacctgtttgttgttgtaatctCGGTCCACAGGGAACCTTCACCTCTGTGCACGAGCAAGATTCAGACTTTCACACGATCCTgtttttttgggtttttttaagtaatattttttggcctttttgcctttatttgataggacagtgaagagagacaggaaatgtggggagtagcgAGTGGGGGAATACATGCAGTAAagggtcgaccagccgggaatcgaaccggcgaacCCTGGTCGAGggatatagcctctgtatgtggggcgcttagaccgctaggccacgaTCCTGTTTTTAAATGGCTGATCATTAGAAGGAAGAAGACTGAAAGAGCTCCAGCATGATAAATGTTTGCAGTTCTGTAGTATGTTGTGGTTAAAATGCAGATGTGTGCAAATCTGCAGATcatttgatataaatcaaagtAAAGAGGTACGCAGAGCTGCTCACTAACGCGGACTAAACAGGTCTGCTCGAGTGGACTTCTAATGGACACCTGACCTGGTGGAGAACCTGCCTTTATACCTTTGAAACATGTCAGCAGAGTTATCTGTGATTTCAGGTGTGATTAGATTTGTTTAAGTTGGAgtaaaacattttaacttttcatTTCAGTCCTTTTAGTGAGATACAGTCATTCTAACAGAGACCTGTGAAGTCCACAGAGCCGTCAGGAGCAGGAACCTCCGTCACCTCAGCCTTCAGCTCCTGGAAACTCGGAGATCCTAACTGCCACGCCGAGTCTgatggagacacagagagacacagaaagagagagacagacggagagaaagagagagacagacggagagagagagagaaagacaaagacaaagagtcATGAGTTTTGGAGCAGACGACACAGAGAAGTGGAGGAGACTGCAGAAAACACGCCTCACCTCTTAGACTGCTGCTGTCCCCCTGTCTGTTGGTCCTGGACATCAGGTGAGACATGGGACTGGAACCtgaacaaccacacacacacacacacacacacacacacacacacacacacacacacacacacacacacacacacacacacacacacacacacacacacaaacacacacacacacacacacacacacactcagttcaGTGATGCAGTGTGTGTAACTCGTAGAATAAATTCATTGAGCGAGTGTTTGTGAACCTAAACACGGCTGACAGCAGGAATGTGACAGCAGGAAACAAACACCCCTGAAAGGATTCCCAGCTGCTCCAGAGTCACACAGTCGCTACATGGACCCACTGTAACACACATACCTGACACACTCGACCCCCCGACCCACCCCGTCCCACCCCAGCACTGTCCTCAAACTTCAAACCAGCCGCCCAGAGCTTCCTCCCTCCCCGGCTCCATCCTCACCCTCCCCTCTGACTCATGACACATCACTGTGAAGAGTCAGCGTGTCAGAGTCTGAACTCCTCTTGACTCCTACGATCAGAAGAAAACGATCTTCATCactctgactctgatctgtCGCTgtgtctgacctctgacctcttcatCAGAGTGAACACGCTCCTGTTGTTCTCCTCCTACACGTGCAGCCTGCAGTTATCTCAGGCGTGAAATGAGCCTTAATGACGCAGAACACACTGAACACTAACATCTGGAATGACCATCTGATGTTGATTCTGGgagttgatgatgatgatgatgaggaggaagaggaggaggatgaggatgaggaacaGAATTGACGTGGGAAAGTTTATGAGTTACAAACAGACACGTGTTAAAAAATGCTGATGGCAAACTTTGAGCCCAGAGAATAaagccatcatcatcatcatcatcatcatcatcatcatcatcttcacagGCGAATAGACTTCCTCCTACTCTCTACATCTCCTGAAACAGTCTCTCTTTGTGAATCAGAACAGAACGGTCTGTGTCAGCAGTGTGCTGTAAGGACCTGTCTCCACTCACTTTCCTCTTTTCGACCAAAGCAAACCAGGTTATGTTTCCAGGCTGGCGCTCacgctggtttggagctggttgaactcacgaaccaacacggcacccgtttgtttttccgcccgctcgagcccgtggaagaggcacgtcagcAGCTGCAGCGCTAGTGCAAACTTTCccacacaacaacaatgatggcggacaacggcagcttgtctcctcggccgaccactgctttgccttagaatccattagtctcttttattttttcgctgcaggacaatgatGGAAACACGTTTggcttgtgtttttgatcacggcaacctcACAATCAAAaacagggcctgtgtccactcactgcatttttttttgcaaatgttaaatgtcGCAGTGAGCTGTTTTAACAGTTCAGACTCATTTTCgtgttttatcttattttaggTTAACTTTAGTGAGTCATCTCTCTCAGGTAGCTCTGCTGTGGTTTAACTTCTCACAGCATAGCTTCACCAACTGCTGGCCACGTGCTACCTTTACCTGTTGCATGAGAAGCAAAGTATTTCACACATCAGGGGAGTTCATGAGCATTATTTATGACTGCAGCTTCTGCTGGCTGAACGTCCGAACATCTGAGAGTCATGACTCTGAAAACTGCTCTTACCTGCTTTCTCTGACTGACTGTGAGGAAACTAGATTTCATCTCTGATGTTTCATCTTCACTCTAATGTACTCTAGTGTCTCATCTTAACTCTAATGTCTCTGAGGacgctgtttgttttgttttctgttacgAGTTGCACAAAGTGGTACGTTCATTTGCAGTGATGTCTTAACGCAAATGAACCCAGGGACAATACAGTAACGGGCAGTTCTGGGAAgaggccaacaggggccagtgcccctgtaaaaccgaacctggacccccctgtggtcccctctccacaccaaaataatattatacaatataaaaagcttcggtatcgcgccgatgttacagtgTCTCCACAGTCTGCTAAGATTATCCAAATATTCTTCAGGACCAAAAAGCAACCTCTCATAATATGAAGCTAatggggaagtgctaaaagctgcagttccttgagtgtccactagaggctggctgcagaagcaccagaaaccacatacacactaggggtgggaatcgaaaacctgATCCGACATAGAACCatttccaattgatcaattccatcagaattgtacacctcaaatgttatcgattcttcttaacgattcatttcccagaaCGACGTCACGTCATGTAgaggtacgttgcattacgtcacacagtCTGAGATGCAGAACTCCTTCGAACGATAGGAAACACGGAGAGGAagaagcgtttttcctctccaaattcaaagtattttcctccaggacaTCCAGGGcacacgtccggactcacgcggccgaaaatgaggcacagagagcggataaaatacctccgcgatgacccccggaggacaagcgtttttcctctccaaattcaaagtattttcctccaggctcaagaggccacgtccggactcatgcTGCCGAGAATGAGGTAAACCTTTTGTTCAATAtcttcaagttgaatatgttcatgttcggtcttgtgcagacatcattttggaaaaaataaaatagttctTTTAGGTGGGGAAGACTGTGTAGAcctacttttttccccttcaaaaaaatactcaggaatcgttaggagaattgataagatattggattgataagcagaatagACAATGGCATTggcattgataaaatcttatcaattcccacccctaatacacacctattcaaagagccgatgtttacagcagaaataaacatatttacatcctggttcaaaaaacgagtgtagtctggatagctcatttctctgtcagtgcacactgtacgggtgttGAGGTTCTATACaactcattagttttgaagatattcaaGTTATGagtaattaggggcgtggctgacttgattgacaggcaggcacactgcagctgttaacgaggaggctaaaggcccgcctctaaCTCCTCCTCTATGCCTCTTGTCAGGTcaactgaaagttaggttgagtcagcatttcaatatggcgaccgccGACGATAtgcttcaaaactcagcttcagGAATCAGTGTGATGGCACAGAGaccacgtccatgttttatacagtctgtgggtaaaGTCAGTCCACATGCAGACCTGCAGCTCAACCTGAACATCTCAGTAGTTTAAAACAACTCAAAGTGGattcaaatgtttcttttctgCACTTTTTGAGGGatatcagctgttttaaataattttaagtCCCTTTGAAAAGAGAGTTTATAATTGTGGATCGTCattgtgctttttaaaagtacattaCAGATATTAACCCTTTCCTCTCTGAGTGTGAGTAAcgtgtgtttcctctgtcaGAACATCAAACTCACCAAAACATACTgagctgtctctgtttgtgtcctctctctgtgatcTATCCTCCATCTGCCCTCACTCAGggactgaggtgtgtgtgtgtgtgtgtgtgtgtgtgtgtgtgtgtgtgtgtgtgtgtgtgtgtgtgtgtgtgtgtgtgtgtgtgtgtgtgtgtgtgtgtgtgtgtgtgtgtgtaggtgtgtgtgtgtgcgtataggtgtgtgtaggtgtgtgtgtaggtgtgtgtgtgtaggtgtgtgtgtgcaggtgtaaACATGAGGAGTTAAACAGAGGACCTGGAGCATGTAGTAGAGACAGAGAGTATTAAGCTGTCCTGATGCTGAGGGACTTTGTGAGGACCGGTTTAAGGATTTACTGGTGCTGGACTTCTCTACCACTAAAACACTCTGAGGGGGGTGCAAACAGTGGAAAGAAAGGGGGATGAAAAGAGGGGAACAACCCTAATCAGACGGATGTTTGGCTattgcaaacacacagagtccaGAGCTTAACCCCCCAGCTCTGAGCGGCCCTCTAACCCTTCTGGGTTAGTGTTCTTGGCCCTCTgcccccctgccccccctccAAGCACTAACCCACCAGGCGTCATCAAAAGCCCTGAGATGAGACCTTGGCACGGACCACTTCCAGAGCCTGCATCACATTTCAGCCCCCCCAGACCAGGGCTATTCACGCCTTGCTGGACCTGCAGAGGGAAACACCATCATAAAGACACCCCCCTCTGCTCCAAATACAGAACCCCCCAAACCAGGGCAGGAAGCAGAAACCTGAGCCGGGGATCTCTGCAACCAAAACattaaccacaaacacacacacacacacacacacacacacacacacacacacacacacacacacacacacacacacacacacacacacacacacacacacactcactcactcacacacacataaacggATGCATCCTTTgagggtgcacacacacactttattgcCCCCTGG
The genomic region above belongs to Notolabrus celidotus isolate fNotCel1 chromosome 2, fNotCel1.pri, whole genome shotgun sequence and contains:
- the myoc gene encoding myocilin, with protein sequence MILLLLLALSALLLGADSQDRAALWRGNDRAGRCQYTFTVPSPTETSCPQTGGPELEGLKARLSLLEVLVARLSGGDTGAPVRGAGSRGQSELQEALSQAVGERNLLQGEKQRLEQEVQGMQRRMEDMRRETERLRNRPCPPQTPIVPPSSPLQGAGPVRPAQGSSPMSHLMSRTNRQGDSSSLRDSAWQLGSPSFQELKAEVTEVPAPDGSVDFTGCGDLVSVGEPVTHKKADNIEGKYGVWMQDPEGVSPYGSNMIWRIDTVGSDVRRLFGYDDMDQFTKGFPSKVLLLPEQVESTGATLYRGSLYYQRRRSRTLMRYDLGSESTAARRDLPHAGFHGQFPYSWGGYTDIDLSVDEQGLWAIYSTNKAKGAIVISQLDPHSLQVKKSWETQIRKNSVANSFIICGKLYTVASYTAPNTIINYMYDTETSQGKSVSIPFKNKHHYNSMIDYNLAQRKLVAWDNFHMVSYDIRLGRPQPN